cacagactatcctgttcacacacacacacacagactatcctgttcccacacacacagactatcctgttcacacacacacagactaacctgttcacacacacagactatcctgttcacacacatAGGCTATCCTGTTCTCACACACAGGCTATCCTGTTCTCACACAGGCTATCCTGTTCGcacacacagactatcctgttcacacacacacatgctatcCTGTTGACACACACATTATCCtgttcacacacagacagactatCCTGTTCACAGATTATTCTGTTCACACCCACtcagactatcctgttcacacacacacaaagacaatcctgttcacacacacagactatcctgttcacacacacagataatccttttcacacacacacacattatcctGTTCACCCCCACTcacagactatcctgttcacacacacGCAGACTATCCTGTTCACAAACACAGACTACCCTGTGCACACACAGGCTATCCTGTGCAAACAGACTATcctgtgcacacacacacaaagactacCCTGTCTGTACATTATATAATGTGTATACATTCAGCTACAGTTCTATTTACTATTTCGTCAGGAGTCTGCCTGTTCTCTCTGTGTGAGTCAAAATCTGTAGATTAATTGGTCTGCAGTGTAGCCTGGAATCCAGTAAAGTGGATTGCTCAGAGGAGTTATATAATCCTGTCAGTGACGTGTttgtgtgcggggtggggggggatctctAGTTGCTAAGTCGCAGTTTCGCAGTGTGGCACAGGGCGATTCTGACTCGCTGCCAAGGCACGTCTATTCCAAGAAGCCGAGCCGCGGCTTTATTTAGTCAGCCCTGCACATGAAGAGCCTGAGCCGGAAACGTGACATTGTAGGGGCGGCGTGGGAGAGCAGGTCAAGACTGGGTGAGGCGTTTGAACTGGAAAATAACCGGGCGACAATCTCAGATCAGCGCTTCCCATTCGGATTCAGACTGCACGTCCGGCCAGTGGGCGGTTCCTGCTGTTATTCGAGTTATAAATGCAAAGACGGATAAAGCATTGGATAAATTCGAGAGGTTCACTCCATGCTTTAATATAGAGCTGCTGGGTATCTGGGAAgttgaggttggggggcgggggtctGTGGTCATTTGCAGCGCcctcgtgaccccccccccccgctcctgctcTGCCCAACCCGTCCAGAGTGCTCATTTTCACAGACGAGCGATTGCAAATGTGATTTTCCCTTACAAATCCCCCAGTCACAATCTGCAGCTCTCCAGTATTTACTCTGTTTTGCAGAAGGAGCAGGAGGCGTTCACAATCTGCAGAGAACTGTCCGCTGGCGTTGTTACATGGCCAAGAAGTGAAGGTGTTTTAATGCACCTTTGACTGTACcagacttccacccccccccccccccccccccccgatggtttTGAACATCcacttccctctatctctctccctttcCGTCTTCATTTCCCACTCCGCTGCTGGGATGGAATAATCCGGACCCTGATTGTAGCCAGTGCACTTTGTGAAACATGCTCAGGCTTTTTTTCAACCCTCACCCTCGCTTTCAGCGATGGAAGGAATTTTAGCTGTTCTCAGGCACCCTAGCCAGCAACCGGCCAAGCCTGGAGACTGAGAAACAAAAAAAATCCAACTTCTGACTTAGAACTTAGGGTTAATAGCTCGAGTTGTCAGGAACATCGCCAAAAATTTGAACTGCTGGAGGATtgcgtcttttaaaaaaaaagagctatTGCAGATTATATATgtagagtatatttaactgtgatcCCGTAGCACTAGTTAACTCCTGACACGTTAATTACAATTTGAACCAATCCTTTTGGACTTTTTAAGCAACAataaaggcactatacaaatgcagtTTATTGTAGCAGGGGTCATACCCTGTTGGGTTGAAGTTCTAGCTCGGTTTTCACACAGTATGAATCATTAACCCGTATGGCTTATATCTTGTTGTAACTGGTCTAAAAGTGAGTTTTAATCATCATGTTTGAAAATCCTTTGCATTGCCATCAGAGCAGACTTTCTATCCTTCTTGCTTCTCAGATTACTACACTTGAATGTGAAACTGGGGCCCTGTTCTTGATCAGAACTACATTTAGAAATGGCCCTCCACAATGTCAGGAAAAAAATAAGTTGGTGAATTCCTTCTCAGAGTAGTGCTTAAACGTGGACCTCTGCGAGATAAAAATAATATTGTGCTGTGAATCTGTACAAATGGAGAAAATGGATGCTGCAAACCTCAGTGCTCCATCGCAGTTACACTGTCTCCTGCCCTCTTCAATCCCCGTTTTTCTAAGCACATTAACGAGAATCAGATCATGGGAAACTGCACGCTGCCACTGTCCCTGACCAGCTGATGGCTAAAATACTTCAGAGCCTAAAGATGACAGTGCAGTGACACAGCACCTAAATCATCCGGTAGTTCTCTTAAATATCCATGACACTGCTTTTAATTCCATATTATAGGTAACAATGGAAAATAATTTATCCACGTTGAATTATGTTAGTTGGCCTTTTACAGCACGTGAGACAGAATGCGGCTCCAGACACATTAAGATTTTGCAGCCATTTTGAATGGGCCTTCAAGTACATTAGTTAATTGACGGTATTTACAATGATCTACTGGCTTAGACTATATTAACTGATGTAGCTATTTGATCAACTGTGTTTCCAAAATGTCTCACTAACCAGTGCTTTAATTGAGCAAATATTAACTGTTTTGCAACATTTGTAATTGTACATACACAATTCCACaggaaaaatattttattaatcATTTTTTAAACGAATAGTAACATTTATGTATAAACAACATATGTACAATTCAATATTCCATCTGCAGTAAGTTTCCAAAAATAGTCTGTGTACCTCTCCCTATACAAAACTaatcttcatctttttttttcaaaacattACATTCAACCTTCTCATATTTCCTGCATTCCAGTATTTACACAAATGTAAGGGTTTACCAGCAGACCTCTACCAGATGTCACAACCCAAAAGGCAACATCTTTTTACGAATGGCAAAGAGaaaaaaaagtttatttttaaTCACAAGTTTTCAAAGCATTGTGCGTTAAAGAGGCTATCCAGTAGTGACTTTGGCATTCTCAAAATCTTGACCTGTCCACCATTCACGCTTAACACATCAAAATTTACAGCAAATCCATACGTCCCCTCAAACGGCATGCTGACACATTTAATGTACCACTCTGAACATCACTCGCTCAGACGTATGGTCACCAATACCACTCAACGTCCCCTTTATAGAGTCTGCAAGGATAGTTACTACTGACTTATCAATCCTGCAAAAACACAGGTATATACAGAAGCAGTTACATTTAATATTTGGTGCTTTTAGACTGGGTGGGGTCTTTTAGCAGCATATCAGTGCTATAGGAAAAGCACAAGTCAGTTCCTTGGCTATTATTACAGCAGAAAGCTTAAGCAGCATCTATAATTTCACCATTTACATTCATTTCACAGACAGTGCATTTACACTTCTGAAACTATATGAAAACTTTGGAGGTTTCTTTTAGCTGGAAAAGAAGAACAGTTAAGATAAAATGTTTTGTTTAAATCCATTGCACTTTAAGCAAAGGCTTCACATCGGAAGCAATCTGCTGCCCTTTCTCTACAACTGTGAATGAATTATGGTCTTGACAGTCATTTCAAACTGTTTACACTAGCTTAGGCTACAACCATTGGAAAATGGCATCAAATCTAACTGTAAACACTAGCCATCCTGGCATTATGTCATTTCCAAATTAGTTTTAAATTTGAGATTTTCTTTTCATGTAAACACACTATATCGCAGTTCCTTTTCGGAAAATAAATCAGTCTTTGGTTTCCACACCCAAGGGTGGGACTTGCTTCAGGGCTTGGATCAGAGCTGATGTGTCCATTGTGGGAGATAAAGAGACTGGTGAAGCTCCCCTCTGAGGAATTAAGAGAGGAGAGAGTTTATCAGGGCTCATCAGCCCGGACAGTGCAGCTGATGCAGGAATCCCAGGGTACAAGACTGGCATCGAGGTTGGGTACCAACATTTCTCCAGCATGGGCATGTACGCGGCAGCTGCCGATGGAGGCAGCAGGTAAAAAGGCACACACAGAGGAGGCGTATGATGCCCTAGGAAGCCACCCACAGCCAGGTCTCCATTAGCAATATGGACATCTTCCTCAGTCAGCTCCATCCGAGCTTTCTTCACAGGCGGCTCCTCATATTCTTGTTTAATGGAGACGATCCTTTCCACCAGGGGGTGTTTCAGCCCATTTTCTCTCCTGGGGCTCTCCAGGTCGTGCTTGGAATCACTCTTGTCCGGTTCACCGCCATACCCGCTATCGGTGTCGGTATCACTACCGCTCTGCTCACTGCTGGCCGGACAAGTCCTCTGGATTACAGGCACACAGTTTTTGCCTGGCCCTTCAGCCCCACTCAAGGGCTTGGGCCTGAAATCTCCATCTGGGTACCGTATCAAGGGCTGCCCTATCCCGCTGATATATCCCCCAGTGTGGATGTCTGCTCCCATCTTCTGAAGATGATTGATTAAATGCGTGGGCTTCACCTCTCTCAGGTTTTCATGCTTTGCCAGGAATTGCAACACTTCTTTGGCGCACATCTGGAAGCCAGACTGAAACATTTCATGGCTGGACTCAGAAGCCTTAGCTGTCTGTTCACCTGAGAAGTAAAGATATTTGCGTTAAACCAGCTGGCCTACAAAAAAAATTCCTTCTGCTAAAATTAAAAGACAAATCTGAAATTATAGTTCAGGATATTTTACATTTACTATCTTCTTTCAGTGTATGGACTTCAGGTGCACCCATAGTTTAACTTAGAGTGTACTGTGGCTGGCATTCTTTCGTTTGCTGATCAGAGCTCACAATTGGCAGCCAGTATGGATTCTGGTGCATGATCCAAGTTAAAAGTTCCCATCATCATGTTTTATAAATAGAAGCAAATTTCTGAAACAGCTCAAAAGCTTTAAAATAGCATGTTTGGGAACACTCGAATGTCTGGACAGTGGAAAATAAATAAAATCAGCTGCATTCCTACCACCATTTTGGACTGTGCCAACCCTGCCACTATGACAACAGGTTGCAAGGCTTGAAATTAAAGTTCAAAGCCACAAAAGGAGATAGATCAGTAGTTGACAGAAGTCACAAATCTGCTAACGTCATTGTACAATGTTCAAAAGCATTATAATAGTCACAAAGGCATGAATAAACTCAAGCAATCTAATATTTCATTTTGTTTATAAGTAAACAAATAATGGACAGAATCCAAACGTCGTTGCCTGGTCTGAGTCCTAGCACAACACTCACCGATTTGCAGACCACTCTGCAGCGCTAGTATTTTCTGTTGCTGCTGCTCAATGAGGCCAGTTAGTGCCTTCACGTGTTTCAAGGTAAGCTCAAGTACCACAGCTTTTTCCAAATGTCCCAGAGTCTGCAACCAAGATGTATGGATTATTAACGAGGGCACTTGCTGGGGTTAATGACATGGCATCACAACTAATACAGATTCACAGACACAGTGAGGTCAAACCTCTATTCCACATGAGATCAACTTGCATCTCACACCCAACAGGAACCTGGGGCTGGTGAAGTAAACAAATTCAGGAGAACTCAGGCATTCAGAAACTCGCCAGGTAGCAAACATTAAAATTCGCCATAAGTAAGTGAATGGTACCTAACCATTAAAAGCCCTTAGAACTAATAGTTAATCATTTAAAATCCTGTCCCACGTTGATTCCCATGTTGAATGTACTGTACCAGT
This DNA window, taken from Scyliorhinus torazame isolate Kashiwa2021f chromosome 13, sScyTor2.1, whole genome shotgun sequence, encodes the following:
- the bhlhe40 gene encoding class E basic helix-loop-helix protein 40, coding for MDRITAGQPPPCLPKIPTFESSEMQGMEFSHMFVYKAKRGLKRGDDSKETYKLPHRLIEKKRRDRINECIAQLKDMLPEHLKLTTLGHLEKAVVLELTLKHVKALTGLIEQQQQKILALQSGLQIGEQTAKASESSHEMFQSGFQMCAKEVLQFLAKHENLREVKPTHLINHLQKMGADIHTGGYISGIGQPLIRYPDGDFRPKPLSGAEGPGKNCVPVIQRTCPASSEQSGSDTDTDSGYGGEPDKSDSKHDLESPRRENGLKHPLVERIVSIKQEYEEPPVKKARMELTEEDVHIANGDLAVGGFLGHHTPPLCVPFYLLPPSAAAAYMPMLEKCWYPTSMPVLYPGIPASAALSGLMSPDKLSPLLIPQRGASPVSLSPTMDTSALIQALKQVPPLGVETKD